Proteins encoded within one genomic window of Polaribacter sp. NJDZ03:
- the bglX gene encoding beta-glucosidase BglX, translating into MKKTFLLLLLLVTIISCKENKEASFTGDTTHEAKIEALLSKMSLEEKIGQTNLRGMHSTESGLPEKLIASVKKGEVGAFLNIMNLDYVDELQRIAVEESPNGIPLIFGRDVIHGFKTIFPIPLGLAATWNTQIVEKSSEIAAFEATSSGIRWTFAPMLDIARDSRWGRIAESPGEDPYLATVLGAAYIKGFQGDDLSNPYRMAASAKHYIAYGAAIGGRDYNTVNLSEPLLRNIYLPPFKAAIDAGAATVMSSFNEINGIPATGNEFLLKDVLRGELKFDGFVVSDWDSVTEMIAHGFASDEKHAAELAAKAGLDMEMNSEAYENHLKELIKEEKVTIEELDEFVRNILRIKFRLGLFENPQRNKEHTGNLYAESHLEEAKKAAIESTVLLKNKNSILPISEKTKVAIIGPLANAPHEQLGTWSFDGEKEHTNTPLDAYKKTNTNFTFAKGLDYSRDTSKKGFQEAINIAKKSDVILFFGGEEAILSGEAHSRANINLPGAQEELLNELAKIGKPIVLVIMAGRPITITNIIDNIDAVLMAWHPGTMGGEALYEVLNGIKSPEGRLPVSWPKTAGQLPYFYNHKNTGRPADSTNYVPMDEIPVAAWQSSLGNKSHYLDVGFTPHFPFGYGLSYTTFKYTDISISKEIINFNEDLEIKVSITNTGKNDGKEIAQLYIQDVVGSITRPVKELKRFEHVFLKSGETKEVTFKISAKDLEFVNHKMIKAAEEGVFNIWVGPNASEGLKTSFSLKK; encoded by the coding sequence ATGAAAAAAACATTCCTTCTATTACTATTATTGGTAACAATTATAAGTTGTAAAGAAAATAAGGAGGCTTCTTTTACAGGAGACACAACGCATGAAGCAAAGATTGAAGCTTTACTCTCTAAAATGTCTTTAGAAGAAAAAATAGGGCAAACCAATTTAAGAGGTATGCACAGTACAGAAAGTGGACTTCCAGAAAAATTAATAGCATCTGTTAAAAAAGGAGAAGTTGGTGCTTTTTTAAACATTATGAATTTAGACTATGTAGATGAACTACAAAGAATCGCGGTTGAAGAGAGTCCAAACGGAATTCCATTAATTTTTGGTAGAGACGTAATTCATGGTTTTAAAACTATTTTTCCAATTCCATTGGGATTAGCTGCTACTTGGAATACTCAAATAGTAGAAAAATCTTCTGAAATAGCTGCTTTTGAAGCTACCTCATCAGGCATACGATGGACGTTTGCCCCAATGTTAGACATTGCGAGAGATAGCCGGTGGGGAAGAATTGCAGAATCTCCAGGAGAAGATCCTTATTTAGCCACCGTTTTAGGTGCTGCTTATATTAAAGGTTTTCAAGGAGATGATTTAAGCAATCCTTACAGAATGGCGGCTTCTGCAAAACATTATATTGCCTATGGTGCTGCCATTGGAGGTAGAGATTACAACACTGTTAATTTAAGTGAACCTCTTTTAAGAAACATTTATTTACCACCATTTAAAGCAGCTATAGATGCTGGTGCTGCAACTGTAATGAGTTCTTTTAATGAAATAAACGGAATTCCAGCAACAGGAAATGAATTTTTATTAAAAGATGTTTTAAGAGGCGAATTAAAATTTGATGGCTTTGTGGTAAGTGATTGGGATTCGGTTACAGAAATGATTGCTCATGGTTTTGCAAGTGACGAAAAGCATGCTGCAGAATTAGCTGCTAAAGCAGGGTTAGATATGGAAATGAATAGTGAAGCTTATGAAAACCATTTAAAAGAATTGATTAAAGAAGAAAAGGTAACTATAGAAGAATTGGATGAATTTGTACGTAATATTCTAAGAATTAAATTTAGGCTTGGTCTTTTTGAAAATCCGCAAAGAAACAAAGAACATACTGGTAATTTGTATGCAGAAAGCCATTTAGAAGAAGCTAAAAAAGCAGCGATTGAAAGTACTGTTTTATTGAAAAATAAAAATTCGATCTTACCTATTTCAGAGAAAACAAAGGTTGCCATTATTGGTCCTTTGGCAAATGCGCCACACGAACAATTAGGTACGTGGTCTTTTGATGGTGAAAAAGAGCATACCAATACACCTTTAGACGCGTACAAAAAAACGAATACAAATTTTACATTTGCAAAAGGATTGGATTATAGTAGAGATACTTCTAAAAAAGGATTTCAGGAAGCAATAAATATTGCTAAAAAATCTGATGTTATTTTATTTTTTGGAGGAGAAGAAGCAATTTTATCAGGGGAAGCACATAGTAGAGCAAACATCAATTTACCAGGAGCCCAAGAAGAATTATTGAATGAATTGGCTAAAATAGGAAAACCAATTGTTTTAGTAATTATGGCAGGTAGACCCATTACCATTACAAATATTATAGATAATATAGACGCAGTTTTAATGGCATGGCATCCAGGAACTATGGGAGGTGAAGCTTTGTATGAAGTACTAAACGGCATAAAATCTCCAGAAGGAAGATTGCCTGTTTCTTGGCCCAAAACAGCGGGTCAATTACCGTATTTCTACAATCATAAAAATACAGGTAGACCAGCAGATAGTACAAACTATGTTCCTATGGATGAAATTCCGGTTGCTGCATGGCAAAGTTCTTTAGGGAATAAGTCTCATTATTTAGATGTTGGATTTACGCCTCATTTTCCTTTTGGTTATGGTTTATCTTATACAACCTTTAAGTATACAGATATTTCTATATCTAAAGAGATCATTAATTTTAATGAAGATTTAGAGATTAAGGTATCTATTACAAATACAGGTAAAAATGACGGTAAAGAAATTGCACAACTCTATATACAAGATGTTGTTGGTAGCATTACCAGACCTGTTAAAGAGTTAAAAAGGTTCGAGCATGTATTCTTAAAAAGTGGAGAAACAAAAGAAGTTACTTTTAAAATTTCGGCTAAAGATTTAGAGTTTGTCAATCATAAAATGATAAAAGCAGCAGAAGAAGGAGTGTTTAATATTTGGGTTGGACCAAATGCATCAGAAGGTTTAAAAACATCATTTTCTCTTAAAAAGTAA
- a CDS encoding RagB/SusD family nutrient uptake outer membrane protein, translating to MKKTILTIIGVLFLGIISCSEEFTENPRINVDDLDTFFLEEENVESAVIGIYDLMQFNYAVDWSSVFLVKLLPGDDANAAGGNADDQSQLQAIDDYVNVSSSNASITSVWDLFYRTISLSNLVINNIADSDLSNKDRALAEAKFMRAWCYFELTTMFGEVPLRLTVPEKAEDFGIVKSSRADIYTQIELDLTAAIADLPGKGASDSFRATKETAEALMGKVLVFQEKYSESIPYFESVINNPAIDLEANPADVWSINHEFGKESLFEIGYISTTARDWGNFAWGGRNESNLHIQLMGPRGDGIFDLTGTDLINGWGFNLPSEKLINAFEDAGDTDRKAATIMTEAELIDAGGSVNASLATGGVIWDYEGAIRIKYATKSEDTSEDGIKELNYSTNFRLFRYAEVLLLAAEAYNKDGQDSKARTELNKVRNRAGLGNINSNTSGTVLFDAIVNEKFLELAHEGQRFWDLVRWGKAATELSGTGYTSKNDLFPIPITEIDKNSELTIADQNPGY from the coding sequence ATGAAAAAAACAATTTTAACAATTATTGGAGTTCTTTTTCTAGGGATTATATCTTGTAGCGAAGAATTTACAGAAAACCCAAGAATAAATGTTGATGATTTAGACACCTTTTTTCTTGAAGAGGAGAATGTAGAATCTGCTGTTATAGGCATCTATGATTTAATGCAATTTAATTATGCTGTAGACTGGAGTAGTGTTTTTTTAGTAAAGCTGCTTCCTGGAGACGATGCAAATGCTGCAGGCGGTAATGCAGACGATCAGTCTCAACTGCAAGCTATAGATGATTATGTAAATGTATCTTCTTCTAATGCTTCGATAACTAGTGTTTGGGATCTTTTTTACAGAACTATCTCATTATCAAACCTAGTTATAAACAACATTGCAGATAGTGATTTAAGTAACAAAGACAGAGCTTTAGCTGAAGCTAAGTTTATGAGAGCTTGGTGTTATTTCGAATTGACAACCATGTTTGGTGAAGTTCCTTTAAGGTTAACAGTACCAGAAAAAGCAGAAGATTTTGGAATCGTAAAATCATCTAGAGCAGATATATATACCCAAATTGAACTAGATTTAACTGCTGCAATTGCAGATTTACCTGGTAAAGGAGCGTCAGATAGTTTTAGAGCAACAAAAGAAACTGCAGAAGCACTAATGGGTAAAGTACTCGTTTTTCAAGAAAAGTATAGCGAATCAATTCCATATTTTGAATCTGTAATTAATAACCCTGCTATCGATTTAGAAGCAAACCCTGCAGATGTTTGGAGTATTAATCATGAATTTGGAAAAGAATCATTATTCGAAATAGGATATATTTCTACAACTGCAAGAGATTGGGGTAACTTTGCTTGGGGAGGTAGAAATGAAAGTAATCTACACATTCAATTAATGGGACCAAGAGGAGATGGAATCTTTGATCTTACTGGTACAGATCTTATTAATGGATGGGGATTTAACTTACCATCAGAAAAATTAATAAATGCTTTTGAAGATGCAGGAGACACAGACAGAAAAGCTGCAACTATTATGACAGAAGCTGAGTTAATTGATGCAGGTGGAAGCGTAAATGCATCACTAGCTACAGGAGGAGTAATTTGGGATTATGAAGGAGCTATAAGAATAAAATACGCAACAAAATCTGAAGACACTAGTGAAGATGGTATTAAAGAATTAAATTACAGTACTAATTTTAGGTTATTTAGATATGCAGAAGTTTTATTATTAGCTGCAGAAGCATATAATAAAGACGGGCAAGACTCTAAAGCAAGAACAGAATTAAATAAAGTTAGAAATAGAGCTGGTTTAGGTAATATTAATAGCAACACTAGTGGTACCGTTTTATTTGATGCTATTGTAAATGAAAAATTCTTAGAACTAGCACACGAAGGTCAACGTTTTTGGGACTTAGTGAGATGGGGAAAAGCAGCAACAGAGTTGTCTGGTACTGGCTATACTTCTAAAAACGACCTATTCCCTATTCCAATTACCGAAATAGATAAAAACTCAGAATTAACAATTGCAGATCAAAACCCAGGATATTAA
- a CDS encoding SusC/RagA family TonB-linked outer membrane protein has translation MQNVFSQSKTITGQVTDSAGNTLPGVSVVIKGTIKGTNADFEGNYSIANVSPDNELVFSYLGMNSQTILVGTSTKIDVILQDNLESLDEIVVVGYGSKKKSLVTGAISSIDSKQIKSSSNQRVESVLQGRTSGVTVSSSSGSPGSGAKIRIRGAGSSGNSEPLFIVDGMKASSIADIAPSDIANIEILKDAASAAIYGTEGANGVVIITTKRGRKGGLQVSFNSQIGVQFLKTDMELMNASQFVQYMNEAGLTSVTDNGYDTDWIEETFSPAIMHRNDINLSGATEKFSYFTSASHLDQDGIVGNGNSSFKRSTFRVNLKGDVAKWLEVGVNSTYSSSDKSGIQENSDTRGVIQNMLILDPLTPVTYANGSVPQSVIDRSNTNGVPVLKNANGNVYGYPSYSTGEVVNPVAYANNINKTTVDAYQFLTSAYLKFKPFEGFSFTTRLGYDKNQWDTRNMINPYYVSSEASNTTYSGSQNVVESKRWLWENFASYEKALGNHNFVLLAGYSAEETRVTTPTSRSGSASIADFVGFNFDLPEFNTQVNQIDPSPDNMVSIFGRLSYDYLGKYLFEASIRRDKSDKFPIANKAGTFPAFSAGWVASNEDFWNRESKIDYLKLRASWGQNGSRSNLNGNSDKTYITSIINGQNIDYLGNIGAQITGYSNLNLVWETSEQLDLGVDLRALDNRLTFAADYYKKTTRDAIINDGSLITPGSAGFLSNEFNSGTIENKGFEFELGYGDTTQSGLSYNINANLSTLQNKVTEILFVPEGTSLAGAGAPQNPDGITRFTEGQPSWYFYGYETDGIDTATGEVIKVDTNKDGSITNADKTNIGSPHPDILFGGNISLAYKAFDFNLQFQGTLGNDIISTYHQPSRPITNKPVHFFNERWTQPGDVATYPGAANVIASYDTDLMVEDGSFMRIKQIQFGYSLPENTIEKMHINNLRFYVSLDDFFTFTGYKGLDPEIGNFNYNSIGVDRGFYPTAAKVVFGLSLDF, from the coding sequence ATGCAGAATGTTTTTTCGCAAAGCAAGACAATTACTGGTCAGGTAACGGATTCCGCTGGAAACACTTTACCGGGAGTATCAGTTGTAATTAAGGGAACTATTAAAGGTACAAATGCAGATTTTGAGGGAAATTACTCAATAGCAAACGTTTCTCCAGACAATGAGTTAGTTTTTTCTTATTTAGGAATGAATTCTCAAACAATTCTTGTGGGAACTAGTACAAAGATAGATGTAATTTTACAAGACAACCTAGAGTCTTTAGACGAGATTGTAGTTGTTGGGTATGGTAGTAAGAAAAAGAGTTTAGTTACCGGAGCAATTTCTAGTATCGATTCTAAACAAATTAAAAGTTCTTCTAATCAAAGAGTAGAGTCTGTATTACAAGGTAGAACATCTGGTGTTACGGTATCGTCTTCTTCTGGTTCACCTGGTTCTGGTGCAAAAATAAGAATTCGTGGTGCAGGTTCTAGTGGTAATTCAGAGCCTTTATTTATAGTAGATGGTATGAAAGCATCATCTATTGCAGATATTGCTCCATCAGATATTGCAAATATCGAAATACTAAAAGATGCTGCTTCTGCTGCTATCTATGGTACAGAAGGTGCAAATGGTGTAGTTATTATAACAACTAAAAGAGGACGAAAAGGAGGATTACAAGTGTCTTTTAATTCTCAAATAGGTGTTCAATTTTTAAAAACAGATATGGAGTTAATGAATGCTTCACAATTTGTTCAGTACATGAACGAAGCAGGATTAACAAGTGTAACAGACAATGGCTATGATACAGATTGGATAGAAGAAACCTTCTCTCCTGCCATTATGCACAGAAATGACATTAACCTATCTGGAGCTACAGAAAAATTTTCTTATTTTACTTCTGCCTCTCATTTAGATCAAGATGGTATTGTTGGTAATGGAAACTCTTCTTTTAAAAGATCTACTTTTAGAGTAAACTTAAAAGGTGATGTTGCTAAATGGTTAGAAGTAGGTGTTAATTCTACCTATTCTTCTTCAGATAAGAGTGGGATTCAAGAAAATAGTGACACTAGAGGTGTAATTCAAAATATGCTTATTTTAGATCCATTAACACCCGTCACTTATGCTAACGGTTCCGTACCACAATCTGTTATAGACCGTTCTAACACAAATGGTGTTCCGGTATTAAAAAATGCAAATGGTAATGTTTATGGATACCCAAGTTATTCTACTGGAGAGGTTGTAAATCCTGTAGCCTATGCAAATAACATTAACAAAACTACTGTAGATGCTTATCAATTTTTAACCTCTGCTTATTTAAAATTTAAACCTTTTGAAGGCTTTTCTTTTACAACAAGATTAGGATATGACAAAAATCAATGGGATACAAGGAACATGATCAACCCATATTATGTTTCTTCAGAAGCATCTAACACAACGTATTCTGGTTCTCAAAACGTTGTAGAATCTAAAAGATGGTTATGGGAAAATTTTGCTTCTTATGAGAAAGCCTTAGGGAATCATAATTTTGTTTTATTAGCAGGATATTCTGCAGAAGAAACAAGAGTAACAACTCCCACTTCTAGAAGTGGTTCTGCTTCTATTGCAGATTTTGTTGGCTTTAATTTTGACTTACCAGAATTTAACACTCAAGTAAATCAAATAGATCCATCACCAGATAATATGGTGTCTATATTTGGTAGATTATCTTATGATTATTTAGGAAAGTATTTATTTGAAGCTTCTATTAGAAGAGATAAATCAGATAAATTTCCAATAGCAAATAAAGCGGGTACTTTTCCTGCATTTTCTGCAGGTTGGGTAGCTTCAAACGAAGATTTCTGGAATAGAGAATCTAAAATAGATTATTTAAAATTAAGAGCTAGTTGGGGTCAAAATGGAAGTAGAAGTAACTTAAATGGTAACTCAGATAAAACATATATTACCTCTATAATTAACGGACAAAATATTGATTATTTAGGAAATATAGGTGCTCAGATTACAGGGTATTCAAACCTTAACTTAGTGTGGGAAACTTCAGAACAATTAGATTTAGGAGTAGATTTAAGAGCGTTAGATAACCGATTAACTTTTGCCGCAGACTATTACAAGAAAACAACTAGAGATGCTATTATTAACGACGGTTCTTTAATTACACCAGGTTCGGCAGGTTTCCTTTCTAATGAATTTAATTCTGGTACCATAGAAAATAAAGGTTTCGAATTTGAATTAGGCTATGGAGATACTACACAAAGTGGACTTAGCTACAACATTAATGCAAACTTATCTACCCTACAAAACAAAGTGACAGAGATTTTATTTGTACCAGAGGGGACTTCTCTTGCGGGTGCTGGCGCTCCTCAAAACCCTGATGGAATTACAAGGTTTACAGAAGGGCAACCTTCTTGGTATTTCTATGGATACGAAACAGATGGAATTGACACTGCAACTGGTGAAGTTATAAAAGTAGACACCAATAAAGATGGAAGCATTACAAATGCTGATAAAACAAATATAGGATCACCGCATCCAGATATTTTATTTGGTGGAAACATCAGTTTGGCGTATAAAGCGTTTGATTTTAACCTACAATTTCAAGGAACATTGGGTAATGATATTATTTCAACGTATCATCAACCGTCTAGACCAATTACAAACAAACCGGTACATTTCTTTAATGAAAGATGGACACAACCAGGTGACGTAGCTACCTACCCAGGAGCCGCTAATGTAATTGCTTCTTATGACACAGATTTAATGGTAGAAGATGGCTCTTTTATGAGAATTAAACAAATTCAATTTGGATATTCTTTGCCAGAAAATACTATTGAAAAAATGCATATTAACAACTTAAGGTTTTACGTTTCTCTAGATGACTTTTTCACCTTTACAGGTTACAAAGGCTTAGATCCAGAAATTGGAAATTTCAACTATAATTCTATTGGTGTAGATAGAGGTTTTTACCCTACGGCTGCAAAAGTAGTATTCGGACTCTCTCTAGACTTTTAA
- a CDS encoding hybrid sensor histidine kinase/response regulator transcription factor, whose product MKNLLVLIFFLSPIINYAQKPYKEFQFVNIKEGIPKVGVSSIVQDSQDFIWIGTTGTGLYKFDGINYTPYKFDFENTHSLSNNLVQCLFLDSKNRLWCGTENGLNLYNRDLDHFKKIQLNSDLNYKENVLAIEEDSNGNLLIGTDNKGLFKLNMDTFKIDRIINKNQSDLSINSIKHTKQGKTFVGTTLGLKEADLINNKLIDTRVFTNNEKDIVNSISDLYIDAKDNLWIGFEREDGVYKCGLTNDRNNNIISLEKFEFTSKKIMKIIQLSDNTMMIGTENDGLFHLEENGDIIKNYVSNKTEENSILHNSIWELFIDKNDRIWMGYFNSGVAVSDKLYDKFKDIKSLPNKNNSLTIPSVSSVVKDKTGNLWISTDGGGIDVYNPKNAKITHINKKNNTVYSGLNSNYIVSLFLDSKNNLWAGSWDNGIYLLKNGSKKFINFSKHNAVKNFNSNTVRSFSEDSKGTVWIATFFEGLHSYNPITDTFKKYDSKEFLENKSLRNKLMVVFVDSEDAIWVGTADGLFKITRLENNTFNVVSLKTRMQKEYGNLSDASHILSIYESSKNEIWIGTRGAGLCRYNKKEDTYTWYNKSKGFIEENIAAIIEDNDKNIWVSGNSGLTKIDKNQQVFTNYTSNDGLLSNDFNFSAALKDEKGILYFGNFKGLDYFNPKEIATNTSLPTLHLTDFKLFNEKVIPLTENSPLEKVISETKNIQLSHTQSVFTIEYTGLNYTRPEKNNYAFYLEGYETTWNYVGHKRNATYTNLDHGDYIFKLKASNNDGVWSNIPLELNITILPPWWKTNWAILGYILVFLLCIYLLNSLTQQRIKEKEILKNERLAQSQNDELNQKKLQFFTNISHEFRTPLTLIINPIKDIISNKELDLPQSVKNKHAIIYKNTNRLYRLINELMDIRKLEHNKMKIRASKINLIEFSKNISNYFQEETTNKNILLSVDSDVPDLSVWADENMLEKIIFNLLSNAIKATPIGGAINIDLFSNHKRYLLPLVDKKQPVEVIEIVISDTGTGLNEQEVEKIFERFYQVEDQNKTYIGGTGIGLEVVKSFVYLHKGDIKVESKVGSGTTFKILLPTGNAHYTEDEIIYENEKKVNIKEQFLLITPEDTEIPTTKASKLTKTKTILIVEDNIELLDYLKTELSKDYKVFVAGNGKEGVKMAKETLPDAIITDVVMPEMDGFEFCKTIKTDTSTSHIPVMMLTARTTIENRIEGIENGADAYMIKPFDLKLLKLRLSQLITSRQLIFDKFFGAISGADEKINSNSIDKEFIQKLLEYINNNISDSNLSVEELASQLKLSRSQLYRKIKAITGQTVNEFIRKIRLERAKQILDSGRGNISEACFSVGFSSPSYFSKCFKAHFGILPSEIEIKKDIKV is encoded by the coding sequence ATGAAAAACCTCTTGGTTTTAATATTTTTTTTGTCTCCCATAATTAACTATGCACAAAAACCTTATAAAGAATTTCAGTTTGTAAATATTAAGGAAGGCATACCTAAAGTGGGCGTCTCATCTATTGTGCAAGACAGCCAAGACTTTATTTGGATTGGTACTACTGGAACCGGTTTATATAAATTTGATGGTATAAACTATACTCCTTATAAATTTGATTTTGAAAACACGCATTCTTTAAGCAATAATTTAGTTCAATGCCTTTTTTTAGACAGTAAAAATAGACTGTGGTGTGGAACCGAAAATGGATTAAATTTATATAATAGAGACTTAGACCATTTTAAAAAGATACAATTAAATAGTGACCTTAATTATAAAGAAAATGTATTAGCTATAGAAGAGGATTCTAACGGAAACTTGTTGATAGGAACCGATAATAAAGGTCTTTTTAAGTTAAACATGGATACATTTAAAATAGATAGAATTATAAATAAAAATCAATCAGATCTCTCTATTAATAGTATAAAACACACCAAGCAAGGTAAAACATTTGTAGGTACAACTCTTGGTTTAAAAGAAGCAGATCTTATTAACAACAAACTAATTGACACTAGAGTTTTTACAAATAATGAAAAAGATATAGTCAACTCAATATCTGACTTATATATTGATGCTAAAGATAATTTATGGATTGGTTTTGAAAGAGAAGACGGTGTCTACAAATGTGGTTTAACTAATGATAGGAACAATAATATTATAAGCTTAGAGAAGTTTGAATTTACTTCAAAAAAAATCATGAAAATAATTCAATTATCAGACAATACAATGATGATTGGAACAGAGAATGATGGTCTTTTTCACTTAGAAGAGAATGGCGATATTATTAAAAATTATGTTTCAAATAAAACAGAAGAAAACAGTATTTTACATAATTCTATTTGGGAACTTTTTATAGATAAAAATGATAGAATTTGGATGGGATACTTTAACAGTGGTGTTGCCGTTAGCGATAAACTCTATGATAAATTTAAAGATATAAAAAGCTTACCTAATAAAAATAATTCGTTAACAATCCCCTCCGTTTCAAGTGTTGTAAAAGACAAAACTGGTAATTTATGGATTTCTACAGATGGCGGCGGTATAGATGTTTACAACCCTAAAAACGCTAAAATAACTCATATCAATAAAAAAAATAACACTGTTTATTCGGGGCTTAATTCTAATTACATTGTGAGTTTGTTTTTAGATTCTAAAAATAATTTATGGGCAGGAAGTTGGGATAATGGCATTTATCTTTTAAAAAACGGATCTAAAAAATTTATAAATTTCAGTAAACATAATGCTGTAAAAAACTTTAATTCAAATACCGTTAGAAGTTTTTCTGAAGATTCTAAAGGAACAGTATGGATTGCTACTTTTTTTGAAGGACTTCACTCCTACAATCCAATAACAGATACTTTTAAAAAATATGATTCTAAAGAATTTCTAGAAAATAAATCTTTACGTAATAAATTGATGGTTGTTTTTGTAGATTCAGAAGATGCTATATGGGTAGGAACTGCCGATGGTTTGTTTAAAATAACAAGATTAGAAAATAACACCTTTAATGTTGTTTCTTTAAAAACTAGAATGCAGAAAGAGTATGGTAACTTATCTGATGCTAGTCATATTTTAAGTATTTATGAATCTTCTAAAAATGAAATTTGGATTGGAACAAGAGGAGCAGGACTTTGTAGATACAATAAAAAAGAAGACACCTATACATGGTATAATAAATCTAAAGGTTTTATAGAAGAAAACATCGCTGCAATTATAGAAGATAATGATAAAAATATTTGGGTTAGTGGTAACTCCGGACTCACAAAAATTGATAAAAATCAGCAAGTTTTTACAAATTACACTTCTAATGATGGTTTATTATCGAATGATTTTAATTTTAGTGCCGCTTTAAAAGACGAAAAAGGTATTTTGTATTTTGGTAATTTTAAGGGCTTAGATTATTTTAATCCAAAAGAAATTGCCACAAATACTAGCTTACCAACATTACATTTAACAGACTTTAAATTGTTTAATGAAAAAGTAATTCCTCTTACTGAAAACTCTCCATTAGAAAAAGTTATTTCAGAGACAAAAAACATTCAACTTTCACATACGCAATCTGTATTTACCATTGAATATACTGGCTTGAACTATACTAGACCAGAAAAAAATAATTATGCTTTTTATTTAGAAGGTTATGAAACTACTTGGAATTATGTTGGACATAAAAGAAATGCGACCTATACAAATTTAGATCATGGAGATTATATTTTTAAACTAAAAGCTTCTAATAATGACGGTGTTTGGAGTAACATTCCATTAGAATTAAATATTACCATTCTTCCACCTTGGTGGAAAACCAATTGGGCAATATTAGGCTATATCCTAGTGTTTTTATTATGCATTTATTTACTAAACAGCTTAACTCAACAAAGAATAAAAGAAAAAGAAATATTAAAAAATGAACGTTTAGCACAAAGTCAAAATGATGAATTGAATCAAAAGAAACTTCAATTTTTTACAAATATTTCTCATGAGTTTAGAACACCATTAACCCTAATTATAAACCCTATTAAAGATATTATTAGCAACAAAGAATTAGACCTACCACAAAGTGTTAAAAATAAGCATGCAATCATCTACAAAAATACAAACAGACTTTACAGGTTGATAAATGAATTAATGGATATTAGAAAATTAGAACACAATAAGATGAAAATTAGAGCTTCTAAAATTAATTTAATTGAGTTTTCTAAAAACATTTCGAACTATTTTCAAGAAGAAACAACTAATAAAAATATTTTATTAAGTGTAGATTCAGATGTACCAGATTTAAGTGTTTGGGCAGATGAAAATATGTTAGAAAAAATCATATTCAACCTCTTGTCTAATGCAATAAAGGCAACTCCCATAGGAGGTGCTATAAATATTGATTTATTTTCTAATCACAAACGATACCTCTTACCTTTAGTTGATAAAAAGCAACCGGTAGAAGTAATAGAAATAGTAATTTCTGATACTGGAACAGGGTTAAACGAACAAGAAGTTGAAAAAATATTTGAACGCTTTTATCAAGTAGAAGACCAAAACAAAACCTATATCGGTGGAACCGGAATTGGTTTAGAAGTCGTAAAAAGTTTTGTATACCTCCATAAAGGAGACATCAAGGTAGAAAGTAAAGTAGGTTCTGGTACTACATTTAAAATACTATTACCAACTGGTAATGCTCATTATACAGAAGATGAAATTATATATGAAAATGAGAAGAAAGTAAATATAAAAGAACAGTTCTTATTAATTACCCCAGAAGACACAGAAATTCCAACTACAAAAGCGTCTAAACTAACTAAAACTAAGACCATTTTAATTGTTGAAGATAATATAGAATTGCTAGATTATTTAAAGACAGAATTAAGTAAAGATTACAAAGTTTTTGTTGCTGGTAATGGTAAAGAAGGCGTTAAAATGGCAAAAGAAACCTTACCAGATGCAATTATTACAGATGTTGTAATGCCAGAAATGGATGGTTTTGAATTTTGTAAAACAATAAAAACAGATACCTCTACAAGCCACATTCCTGTAATGATGTTAACCGCAAGAACAACCATAGAAAATAGAATTGAAGGTATAGAAAATGGTGCTGATGCTTATATGATAAAACCTTTCGATTTAAAATTATTAAAACTTCGTTTGTCACAATTAATTACAAGTAGACAATTAATTTTCGATAAATTTTTTGGAGCAATAAGTGGTGCTGATGAAAAAATAAACTCTAACTCTATAGATAAAGAATTTATACAAAAACTATTAGAATATATAAATAACAATATTTCAGACTCTAACTTAAGTGTAGAAGAGTTGGCGTCACAATTAAAACTAAGCAGGAGTCAATTATACAGAAAAATAAAAGCAATAACAGGTCAAACCGTTAATGAATTTATTAGAAAAATAAGATTAGAAAGAGCTAAACAAATTTTAGATTCTGGCAGAGGCAATATTAGTGAAGCATGTTTTAGTGTAGGTTTTTCTTCCCCATCCTATTTCTCTAAATGTTTTAAAGCTCATTTTGGAATTTTACCATCTGAAATAGAAATAAAAAAAGACATAAAGGTCTAA